The DNA segment GGCATTTTGCCCAAGATCAGGAGGATACATGGCCAAGCAAAAATTCGAGCGGACGAAGCCGCACGTAAATGTAGGCACCATTGGACACGTGGATCACGGGAAGACCACCTTGACATCGGCGATCACGCGGTGCCTGTCGAATAAAGGGCTTGCGGACGTAAAGAAATTCGAGGACATCGACAACGCGCCCGAAGAGCGGGAGCGGGGG comes from the Candidatus Abyssobacteria bacterium SURF_5 genome and includes:
- the tuf gene encoding elongation factor Tu (EF-Tu; promotes GTP-dependent binding of aminoacyl-tRNA to the A-site of ribosomes during protein biosynthesis; when the tRNA anticodon matches the mRNA codon, GTP hydrolysis results; the inactive EF-Tu-GDP leaves the ribosome and release of GDP is promoted by elongation factor Ts; many prokaryotes have two copies of the gene encoding EF-Tu), whose product is MAKQKFERTKPHVNVGTIGHVDHGKTTLTSAITRCLSNKGLADVKKFEDIDNAPEERERG